From Blastochloris viridis, one genomic window encodes:
- a CDS encoding cation diffusion facilitator family transporter → MASEKEIVTSVSIVASGTLAAAKFGAGVMIGSLALIGDALHSLIDLGATVVTWFAVRIADRPPDENHQYGHGKVESLAALVQSALLFLVAGGIAVEAVQRLYTPAAPMTVSVIPFVVLGVEMVVNGWRALALRRVAIKTGSQALAGDALHFASDFFGSIPVLIGIALSYAGYGWGDAVAAIAVAVLISVLAVRLARHTIDTLLDTAPSGAAERVTAALRDIDGVVGIDRVRTRQVGPQHFVEAAVSVPRTHTMERIGETKAAIQATVAKLLGEADVTVTTKGVALDEETIQERIHVIAGNRGLAIHHVTIHQLPERLAIAFDLEVDGAMTLASAHEVATALEHAIREKLGPGVEVETHIEPLQAQPLSGSEADSKSIAATLRSLSVDDPLLSDIHNVRLRRGPDGLIVNFHCRADGKAGIAAVHEAVDLLERRLKAAAPDVIRVIGHAEPRRQLLPEQNAVME, encoded by the coding sequence ATGGCCAGCGAAAAAGAAATCGTCACCTCCGTTTCGATCGTCGCGAGCGGAACGCTCGCCGCCGCCAAGTTCGGCGCCGGCGTGATGATCGGCAGCCTCGCCTTGATCGGCGACGCCCTCCACAGCCTGATCGACCTCGGCGCCACCGTCGTCACCTGGTTTGCGGTGCGCATCGCCGACCGGCCGCCCGACGAGAACCACCAATACGGCCACGGCAAGGTCGAAAGTCTGGCGGCGCTGGTGCAGAGCGCGCTGCTGTTCCTGGTCGCCGGCGGCATCGCCGTCGAGGCGGTGCAGCGGCTCTACACCCCCGCCGCGCCGATGACGGTCTCGGTCATTCCGTTCGTCGTGCTCGGCGTCGAGATGGTGGTGAATGGCTGGCGGGCGCTGGCGCTGCGGCGGGTGGCGATCAAGACCGGCAGCCAGGCGCTGGCCGGCGATGCGCTGCATTTCGCCTCCGACTTCTTCGGCTCGATCCCGGTGCTGATCGGCATCGCGCTGTCCTATGCCGGCTACGGCTGGGGCGACGCGGTGGCGGCGATCGCGGTGGCGGTGCTGATCTCGGTGCTCGCCGTCCGGCTCGCCCGGCATACCATCGACACCCTGCTCGACACCGCCCCGAGCGGCGCGGCCGAGCGCGTCACCGCCGCGCTGCGCGATATCGACGGCGTGGTCGGCATCGACCGGGTGCGTACCCGGCAGGTCGGCCCCCAGCACTTCGTCGAAGCCGCGGTGTCGGTGCCGCGCACCCACACCATGGAGCGGATCGGCGAGACCAAGGCGGCGATCCAGGCCACCGTCGCCAAGCTGCTCGGCGAAGCCGACGTCACGGTGACGACCAAGGGCGTCGCGCTCGACGAGGAGACCATCCAGGAGCGCATCCACGTCATCGCCGGCAACCGCGGCCTCGCCATCCACCACGTCACCATCCACCAGCTGCCCGAGCGGCTGGCCATCGCGTTCGACCTCGAGGTCGACGGCGCCATGACGCTGGCCAGCGCCCACGAGGTCGCCACCGCGCTCGAACACGCCATCCGCGAGAAGCTTGGCCCCGGTGTCGAGGTCGAGACCCACATCGAGCCGCTACAGGCGCAGCCGCTGTCCGGCAGCGAAGCCGACAGCAAGTCGATCGCGGCGACGCTGCGGTCGCTGTCGGTCGACGACCCGCTATTGTCCGACATCCACAATGTCCGGCTGCGCCGTGGCCCCGACGGGCTGATCGTCAACTTTCATTGCCGGGCGGACGGCAAGGCCGGCATCGCCGCGGTGCATGAGGCGGTCGACCTGCTGGAGCGCCGCCTCAAGGCCGCGGCCCCCGACGTGATCCGGGTGATCGGCCACGCCGAACCGCGGCGGCAGCTATTGCCCGAACAAAATGCCGTTATGGAATGA
- a CDS encoding zinc-dependent alcohol dehydrogenase family protein, with translation MHAMVLKRPGDGLVPHERPTPQPAPGEVLVEVAACGVCRTDLHIVDGELPDPALPLVPGHEVVGRVAALGAGVGGLALGAKVGVPWLGFTCGVCPYCASGRENLCDRPLFTGYTRDGGYASHAVADARYVVPLPEAEDDAHLAPWLCAGLIGWRAYRMATAGMAGEGAAETRTLGLYGFGAAAHILAQIAHWQGRRVFAFTRPGDRAAQDFARRLGASWAGGSDEAPPEPLDAAIIFAPVGALVPAALKAVKKGGRVVCGGIHMSDVPSFPYRLLWQERQLVSVANLTREDARSFLEVAPRAGLTTAIVRYPLAQANQALADLREGRLEGAAVLIP, from the coding sequence ATGCATGCCATGGTGCTCAAACGTCCCGGCGATGGCTTGGTGCCGCACGAGCGGCCGACGCCGCAGCCGGCCCCCGGCGAGGTGCTGGTCGAGGTCGCCGCCTGCGGCGTCTGCCGCACCGACCTTCATATCGTCGACGGCGAGCTGCCCGATCCGGCGCTGCCGCTGGTGCCGGGCCACGAGGTGGTCGGGCGGGTGGCGGCGCTGGGCGCCGGCGTCGGCGGCCTGGCGCTCGGCGCCAAGGTCGGCGTGCCGTGGCTCGGCTTCACCTGCGGCGTCTGCCCCTACTGCGCCTCCGGCCGCGAGAACCTGTGCGACCGGCCGCTTTTCACCGGCTATACCCGCGATGGCGGCTACGCCAGCCACGCCGTCGCCGACGCCCGCTACGTCGTGCCGCTGCCGGAGGCGGAGGACGACGCCCACTTGGCACCGTGGCTGTGCGCCGGGCTGATCGGCTGGCGCGCCTACCGCATGGCGACGGCGGGAATGGCGGGGGAGGGGGCGGCGGAGACGAGGACCCTCGGGCTCTACGGCTTCGGTGCGGCCGCCCACATCCTGGCCCAGATCGCGCACTGGCAGGGCCGGCGGGTGTTCGCCTTCACCCGGCCGGGTGACAGGGCGGCGCAGGACTTCGCCCGCCGGCTCGGCGCGTCATGGGCGGGCGGCTCCGACGAGGCGCCGCCCGAGCCGCTCGACGCCGCCATCATCTTCGCCCCGGTCGGGGCGCTGGTGCCGGCGGCGCTGAAGGCGGTCAAGAAGGGTGGCCGGGTGGTGTGCGGCGGCATCCACATGAGCGACGTGCCGAGCTTCCCCTATCGCCTGCTATGGCAGGAGCGACAGCTGGTTTCGGTCGCCAACCTCACCCGCGAGGACGCCCGCTCGTTCCTGGAAGTCGCCCCGCGCGCCGGCCTGACCACCGCCATCGTGCGCTATCCGCTGGCGCAGGCCAACCAGGCGCTGGCCGACCTGCGCGAGGGCCGCCTCGAGGGCGCGGCGGTGCTCATTCCATAA
- the pepN gene encoding aminopeptidase N produces MRTDARPVRLTDYRPPDWLVDQVELDFRLHPTDTRVTAKLSLRPNPAGRLDAPIVLDGDGLTLTGLALDDWPLGPNAFEVTPNALTIPVPPPRPLVLTISTRIDPSANTQLMGLYRSRGTYCTQCEAEGFRRITYFPDRPDVLAVYTTRIEAERAEAPVLLANGNLVEAGDVPGTSRHFAVWRDPFPKPCYLFALVGGSLAAVRDRFVTASGRTVELAIYVEPGNEGRCSYAMDALKRAMRWDETAFGREYDLDVFNIVAVSDFNMGAMENKGLNIFNDKYVLASPDTATDTDYANIEAIIAHEYFHNWTGNRITCRDWFQLCLKEGLTVFRDQEFSSDQRSRPVKRIADVRLLKSHQFAEDGGPLAHPVRPDSYYEINNFYTSTVYEKGAEVIRMLKTLLGSEQFRTGMDLYFARHDGQAATIEDFLACFADASGRDLTQFALWYAQAGTPEVTITGAYDTRTRCYRLEVAQLVPATPGQAVKQPAVIPLKIGLVGPNGADLPLEIDGGGRSDGVIEVDRAHQAFVFRNVPARPVPSLNRGFSAPIKLTANLTEDDLLFLIRHDRDPFNRWQSAQVLAMRHLLDAVAARRDRRKPASADALIDALGRTLDDAERDPAFAAQVLMMPSEADIAREIGSDVDPDLIFAARRDLRAALARALSERLWRPLHEAATTAPYTPDATGAGRRALRNACLDLIATTGTPPALAAALRQVETADNMTERFAALSVLTLNGADSREAALARFYERYAGDHLVIDKWFGLQASIAEPGTLERVRDLMSHPAFSAANPNRVRALVGTFAIANQTQFNRSDGAGFELVAEVVLATDSRNPQLAARLLSAFKSWRALEPTRRAAAEAVLRRIAASDPLSSDVRDIVERSLG; encoded by the coding sequence ATGCGAACTGACGCCCGTCCCGTCCGCTTGACGGATTATCGCCCCCCCGACTGGCTGGTTGATCAGGTCGAACTCGATTTCCGCCTGCATCCGACGGACACGCGGGTCACGGCCAAGCTGTCGCTCAGGCCCAACCCGGCCGGACGGCTCGACGCGCCGATCGTGCTCGACGGCGACGGCCTGACCCTGACCGGCCTCGCCCTGGACGACTGGCCGCTCGGACCCAACGCCTTCGAGGTCACGCCAAACGCGCTGACCATTCCGGTGCCGCCGCCGCGGCCGCTGGTGCTGACCATCTCGACCCGGATCGATCCCTCCGCCAACACCCAGTTGATGGGGCTCTACCGCTCGCGCGGCACCTATTGCACCCAGTGCGAGGCCGAGGGCTTCCGCCGCATCACCTATTTTCCCGACCGCCCCGACGTGCTGGCGGTCTACACCACCCGCATCGAGGCCGAGCGCGCCGAGGCGCCGGTGCTGCTCGCCAACGGCAATCTGGTCGAGGCCGGCGACGTTCCCGGCACCTCGCGCCACTTCGCAGTGTGGCGCGATCCCTTCCCCAAGCCGTGCTATTTGTTCGCCCTGGTCGGCGGCAGCCTCGCCGCGGTGCGCGACCGCTTCGTCACCGCCTCGGGGCGGACGGTCGAGCTTGCCATCTATGTCGAGCCCGGCAACGAGGGCCGCTGCAGCTACGCCATGGACGCGCTGAAACGCGCCATGCGCTGGGACGAGACCGCGTTCGGCCGCGAATACGATCTCGACGTGTTCAATATCGTCGCCGTGTCCGACTTCAACATGGGCGCGATGGAGAACAAGGGCCTCAATATCTTCAACGACAAATACGTTCTTGCCTCGCCCGACACCGCGACCGACACCGACTACGCCAATATCGAGGCGATCATCGCCCACGAATACTTCCACAACTGGACCGGAAACCGCATCACCTGCCGCGACTGGTTCCAGCTCTGCCTGAAGGAAGGCCTCACCGTTTTCCGCGATCAGGAATTCTCCTCCGACCAGCGCTCGCGCCCGGTGAAGCGCATCGCCGACGTCCGGCTGCTGAAGAGCCACCAGTTCGCCGAGGACGGCGGGCCGCTGGCGCACCCGGTCCGGCCGGATTCCTATTACGAAATCAACAACTTCTACACCTCGACCGTCTATGAGAAGGGCGCCGAGGTCATCCGGATGCTGAAAACCCTGCTCGGCTCCGAGCAGTTTCGCACCGGCATGGACCTTTATTTCGCCCGCCACGACGGCCAGGCGGCAACGATCGAGGATTTCCTCGCCTGCTTCGCCGACGCCTCGGGCCGCGACCTGACGCAGTTCGCGCTGTGGTACGCCCAGGCCGGCACGCCGGAGGTCACCATCACCGGCGCCTATGACACCCGCACGCGCTGCTATCGGCTGGAGGTGGCGCAGCTGGTGCCGGCGACCCCCGGCCAGGCGGTCAAGCAGCCCGCGGTGATCCCGCTCAAGATCGGCCTGGTCGGCCCCAACGGCGCCGATCTGCCGCTGGAGATCGACGGCGGCGGCCGCAGCGACGGCGTGATCGAGGTCGACCGCGCCCACCAGGCGTTCGTGTTCCGCAACGTGCCGGCCCGCCCGGTGCCTTCGCTGAACCGCGGCTTCTCGGCGCCAATCAAGCTGACCGCCAATCTGACCGAAGACGACCTTCTTTTCCTGATCCGGCACGACCGCGACCCATTCAATCGCTGGCAGTCGGCTCAGGTGCTGGCGATGCGGCACCTGCTCGACGCGGTGGCGGCGCGTCGCGACCGGCGCAAGCCGGCCAGCGCCGACGCGCTGATCGACGCGCTCGGACGCACCCTCGACGACGCCGAGCGCGACCCGGCGTTCGCGGCCCAGGTGCTGATGATGCCGTCGGAAGCCGACATCGCCCGCGAGATCGGCTCGGACGTCGACCCCGACCTCATCTTCGCAGCGCGGCGCGATCTGCGCGCCGCGCTGGCGCGGGCGCTGTCGGAGCGGCTGTGGCGGCCGCTGCACGAGGCGGCGACCACCGCGCCCTACACGCCCGATGCCACTGGTGCCGGGCGCCGGGCGCTGCGCAATGCCTGCCTCGACCTCATCGCCACCACCGGCACGCCACCGGCGCTGGCGGCGGCATTGCGCCAAGTCGAGACCGCCGACAACATGACCGAGCGGTTCGCCGCGCTGTCGGTGCTGACGCTGAACGGTGCCGACAGCCGCGAGGCGGCGCTGGCGCGGTTTTACGAGCGCTACGCCGGCGATCACCTCGTCATCGACAAATGGTTCGGGTTGCAGGCCTCCATCGCCGAGCCGGGCACGCTCGAGCGCGTGCGCGACCTGATGAGCCATCCGGCGTTCTCCGCCGCCAACCCCAACCGGGTGCGCGCGCTGGTCGGCACGTTCGCGATCGCCAACCAGACCCAGTTCAACCGCTCCGACGGTGCCGGCTTCGAACTGGTCGCCGAGGTGGTGCTGGCAACCGATTCCAGAAACCCCCAGCTCGCCGCGCGACTGTTGTCGGCGTTCAAGAGCTGGCGGGCGCTGGAGCCGACCCGGCGCGCGGCGGCCGAGGCGGTGCTGCGTCGAATCGCCGCGTCCGACCCACTGTCGTCGGACGTGCGGGACATCGTCGAGCGCTCGCTCGGCTGA
- a CDS encoding ATP-binding protein: MFLLTVGIGALMQINDGRARAVANAKTDIELLVHAVTDELLTAASATSATAALALSLPKAAAMPGRAVLVSDHSGNIVAAWPDPRSGHGHTLAEVLGTGQPLTTFAERAGVLQVVLTNGADAIATVRTLNGSYGQVAVIQTIDDVLISWRSDTALLVTLFSTTGCILLILGFAFHWQSSRAREADAIYDIARQRVDTALNRGRCGLWDWDIARGRVFWSNSMYELLGLSPRDAMLEFGDINKLVHPDDGDLYDIATQLVSADEGTIDRMFRMRHVSGQWLWLRFRCQAVRGASDAEVRLVGIAVDVTEQKQLVDATKTADARLRDAIDAISAAFALWDADKRLVLCNSQYQRLHGLPNSHVQPGTALHVVMAASRDAITRTQDSGSDEAGCRTFEAELEDGRWFQFAERITKDGGFVSVGTDMTARKRHEDRLLDSERRLMATVADLRKSQQKLEQQTQQLADLAGKYAREKTRAEEANRAKSEFLANMSHELRTPLNAIIGFSEIMENGMFGELDAKYYEYCQDIRASGQHLLDVINDILDMSKIEAGRMMVHPEPMRLDDVITETLRAIAMRAVDKRLSVSADLTSGLVLHADRRAMKQILLNLLSNAVKFTPEGGRISVRARAGGSFVVLVIKDTGIGIPRASIAKLGRPFEQVQSQFTKNHKGSGLGLAIAMSLIELHSGAIKIRSSEGNGTKVMVRLPLHQGQKAAA; the protein is encoded by the coding sequence GTGTTCCTGCTCACCGTCGGCATCGGCGCGCTGATGCAGATCAACGACGGCCGCGCGCGCGCCGTCGCCAACGCCAAGACCGACATCGAGCTGCTGGTTCACGCAGTCACCGACGAGCTGCTCACGGCGGCGTCCGCCACCAGCGCAACCGCGGCGCTCGCGCTGTCGCTGCCCAAGGCGGCGGCCATGCCCGGCCGCGCCGTGCTGGTCAGCGACCACTCCGGCAACATCGTCGCCGCCTGGCCCGACCCGCGCAGCGGCCACGGCCACACCCTGGCGGAGGTGCTCGGCACCGGCCAGCCGCTGACGACGTTCGCCGAGCGCGCCGGCGTGCTGCAGGTGGTGCTGACCAACGGCGCCGACGCCATCGCCACGGTGCGGACGCTGAACGGGTCCTACGGCCAGGTCGCGGTGATCCAGACCATCGACGACGTGCTGATCAGCTGGCGCTCCGACACCGCGCTGCTGGTGACGCTGTTCTCGACCACCGGCTGCATCCTGCTGATCCTCGGCTTTGCCTTCCATTGGCAGTCGTCGCGGGCACGCGAGGCCGACGCCATCTACGACATCGCGCGCCAGCGCGTCGACACCGCGCTCAACCGCGGCCGCTGCGGACTGTGGGATTGGGACATCGCGCGCGGCCGGGTGTTCTGGTCAAACTCGATGTACGAACTGCTCGGGCTGTCGCCGCGCGACGCCATGCTGGAGTTCGGCGACATCAACAAGCTGGTCCACCCCGATGACGGCGATCTCTACGACATCGCGACCCAGCTGGTGAGCGCGGACGAAGGCACCATCGACCGCATGTTCCGGATGCGCCACGTCTCAGGCCAATGGCTGTGGCTGCGGTTCCGCTGCCAGGCGGTGCGCGGCGCCAGCGACGCCGAGGTGCGGCTGGTCGGCATCGCCGTCGACGTCACCGAGCAGAAGCAACTGGTCGACGCCACCAAGACCGCCGACGCCCGGCTGCGCGACGCCATCGACGCCATCTCCGCCGCGTTCGCGCTGTGGGACGCCGACAAGCGGCTGGTGCTGTGCAATTCGCAGTATCAAAGGCTGCACGGGCTGCCGAACAGCCATGTCCAGCCCGGCACCGCGCTGCACGTGGTGATGGCAGCGAGCCGCGACGCCATCACCCGCACCCAGGATAGCGGATCGGACGAGGCCGGCTGCCGCACGTTCGAGGCCGAGCTGGAGGACGGGCGCTGGTTCCAGTTCGCCGAGCGCATCACCAAGGACGGCGGCTTCGTCTCGGTCGGCACCGACATGACCGCGCGCAAGCGCCACGAGGACCGGCTGCTCGACAGCGAGCGGCGGCTGATGGCGACGGTCGCCGATCTGCGCAAATCGCAGCAGAAGCTGGAACAGCAGACCCAGCAGCTCGCCGACCTCGCCGGCAAGTACGCCCGCGAGAAGACCCGCGCCGAGGAGGCCAACCGCGCCAAGTCCGAATTCCTCGCCAATATGAGCCACGAGCTGCGCACGCCGCTCAACGCCATCATCGGCTTCTCCGAGATCATGGAGAACGGCATGTTCGGCGAGCTCGACGCGAAATATTACGAGTACTGCCAGGACATCCGCGCCAGCGGCCAGCATTTGCTCGACGTCATCAACGACATCCTCGACATGTCGAAGATCGAGGCGGGGCGGATGATGGTCCACCCCGAGCCGATGCGGCTCGACGACGTCATCACCGAGACGCTGCGAGCGATCGCCATGCGCGCGGTCGACAAGCGGCTGTCGGTGTCGGCCGACCTCACCTCCGGGCTGGTGCTGCACGCCGACCGCCGCGCCATGAAGCAGATCCTGCTCAACCTGCTGTCCAACGCCGTGAAGTTCACGCCGGAAGGCGGCCGCATTTCGGTGCGGGCGCGCGCCGGCGGCAGTTTTGTGGTGCTGGTGATCAAGGATACCGGCATCGGCATCCCGCGGGCGTCGATCGCCAAGCTCGGCCGGCCGTTCGAGCAGGTGCAGAGCCAGTTCACCAAGAACCACAAGGGTTCCGGCCTCGGCCTCGCTATCGCGATGTCACTGATCGAGCTGCACAGCGGCGCGATCAAGATCCGCTCGAGCGAAGGCAACGGCACCAAGGTGATGGTACGCCTGCCGCTGCACCAGGGTCAAAAGGCCGCGGCGTAA